In one window of Nakamurella sp. PAMC28650 DNA:
- a CDS encoding bifunctional methylenetetrahydrofolate dehydrogenase/methenyltetrahydrofolate cyclohydrolase, with protein MTATILDGRATLTAVKTELRARVAALAARGVVPGLGTVLVGDDPASHWYVGAKHKDCAEIGINSIARELPSGSSLTDVLAVVDELNADPTCTAFLVQQPTGLDEFAILSRVDPTKDVDGLHPYNLGSLVLGQPGPLPCTPMGVIELLRRYDVPIAGAHAVIVGRGLTVGRPLGLLLTRRSENATVTLCHTGTRDLAGLVRQADIVIAAAGVPGLITADMVKPGAAVLDVGVSRVDGRIAGDVAAEVASVAGFIAPNPGGVGPMTRAMLLVNVVTAAERLAGDE; from the coding sequence GTGACTGCGACGATCCTGGACGGTAGAGCCACCCTGACCGCGGTGAAGACCGAGCTCCGGGCCCGGGTGGCCGCATTGGCCGCCCGCGGTGTCGTCCCCGGGCTCGGCACCGTGCTGGTCGGCGACGACCCGGCGAGCCACTGGTACGTGGGCGCCAAGCACAAGGACTGCGCCGAGATCGGCATCAACAGCATCGCCAGGGAGTTGCCCTCCGGCAGTTCGCTGACCGACGTGCTGGCCGTCGTCGACGAGCTCAACGCCGATCCGACCTGCACCGCCTTCCTGGTGCAGCAGCCGACCGGTCTCGACGAGTTCGCCATCCTCTCGCGGGTGGATCCCACCAAGGACGTCGATGGGCTGCACCCCTACAACCTCGGTTCCCTGGTGCTGGGGCAACCCGGCCCGTTGCCCTGCACGCCGATGGGCGTCATCGAGTTGCTCCGCCGGTATGACGTTCCGATCGCCGGCGCCCACGCGGTGATCGTCGGCCGCGGTCTCACGGTCGGCCGGCCCCTGGGGCTGCTGCTGACCAGGCGCAGCGAGAACGCCACCGTCACCCTGTGCCACACCGGCACCCGTGATCTGGCCGGCCTCGTCCGTCAGGCGGACATCGTCATCGCCGCGGCCGGCGTGCCCGGTCTGATCACCGCCGACATGGTCAAGCCCGGCGCCGCCGTGCTCGATGTCGGCGTCAGCCGCGTCGACGGCAGGATCGCCGGGGACGTCGCCGCCGAGGTGGCGTCGGTCGCCGGTTTCATCGCCCCCAATCCGGGCGGGGTCGGCCCCATGACGCGGGCCATGCTGTTGGTCAACGTGGTCACGGCGGCCGAGCGTCTGGCCGGCGACGAGTGA
- a CDS encoding DUF3017 domain-containing protein: MVDIRLIRAAPVVVVVLIGAIGLLYIASGHWRRGAAILAAAAGVGALSRLLLPERWIGPLAVRGRTFDVVFLGALALLLTLATTVGY; encoded by the coding sequence GTGGTTGATATCCGGCTGATCAGAGCCGCACCGGTGGTGGTCGTCGTCCTGATCGGCGCCATCGGTCTGCTGTACATCGCCTCCGGCCATTGGCGCAGGGGCGCGGCCATCCTCGCGGCCGCGGCCGGAGTGGGCGCCCTCTCGCGACTACTGCTGCCGGAGCGGTGGATCGGGCCGTTGGCGGTGCGCGGCCGGACCTTCGACGTCGTCTTCCTGGGTGCGCTCGCGCTGCTCCTCACGCTCGCCACGACCGTCGGCTACTGA
- a CDS encoding pirin family protein: MPASTVTDLLTLPRVSQPDPSTTTPRPVLSVTTAPKGYEGEGFPVRRAFAGVDIAQLDPFLHMDQMGEVEYAPGEPKGTPWHPHRGFETVTYMIDGQMEHSDSNGGGGLIGGGDTQWMTAGAGILHIETPPEALVASGGLFHGFQLWVNLPADSKFAAPSYQDISSSRVALLTTADGSALLRLIAGEMDGHTGPGSTHTPITLIHATVQPGARITLPWRPDYNALVYNLGGRAGVGPDRRPLRDGQLAVLGHGDSLTVTAYDRQDVRHSGGVELLILGGRPIREPVAMYGPFVMNTRDELIQAFEDYQSGRLGVIPTGRLPHGR, encoded by the coding sequence ATGCCCGCGAGCACCGTCACCGATCTGCTGACCCTGCCCCGGGTATCGCAGCCGGACCCGTCCACGACCACCCCGAGGCCCGTCCTCTCGGTGACCACCGCGCCGAAAGGCTATGAGGGAGAGGGCTTCCCGGTGCGACGCGCTTTTGCGGGCGTTGATATCGCCCAGCTCGACCCCTTCCTGCACATGGACCAGATGGGCGAAGTGGAATACGCCCCCGGCGAGCCCAAGGGAACGCCCTGGCACCCGCATCGCGGCTTCGAGACCGTCACCTACATGATCGACGGCCAGATGGAGCATTCTGACTCGAACGGCGGAGGCGGCTTGATCGGGGGAGGCGACACCCAGTGGATGACGGCCGGTGCCGGCATCCTGCACATCGAGACCCCTCCGGAGGCGTTGGTGGCCTCCGGAGGTCTCTTCCACGGATTCCAGCTGTGGGTGAACCTGCCCGCCGATTCGAAATTCGCTGCGCCCTCCTACCAGGACATCTCGTCGTCCAGGGTCGCCCTGCTGACCACCGCGGACGGCAGCGCCCTGCTACGGCTGATCGCGGGCGAGATGGACGGGCATACCGGACCGGGATCGACCCACACGCCGATCACGCTGATCCATGCCACTGTGCAGCCCGGTGCCCGCATCACCCTGCCCTGGCGGCCCGACTACAACGCCCTGGTCTACAACCTCGGCGGGCGGGCCGGAGTCGGGCCGGATCGCAGGCCACTTCGGGACGGCCAACTGGCCGTACTCGGACACGGCGACAGCCTGACGGTGACCGCGTACGACCGCCAGGACGTCCGGCACAGCGGGGGCGTCGAACTGCTGATCCTCGGCGGACGCCCGATCAGGGAACCGGTGGCCATGTACGGGCCGTTCGTGATGAACACCCGCGACGAGCTGATCCAAGCGTTCGAGGACTACCAGTCCGGCCGACTCGGCGTCATTCCCACCGGCCGGCTCCCGCACGGTCGCTAG
- a CDS encoding MarR family winged helix-turn-helix transcriptional regulator: MSGPLRIEADRMDAWVGFLHAHAQILKKLADDLDAAGQIPLGTYDVLVQLSEAGGALRHRDLLDRLLISQPGLSRKVERLEVAGLVERRPDPQDGRGVIVKLSRAGRAALRSAAKVHMAGVDREFAQRLTDQEASVLAAVFRRLRDPDQPL, translated from the coding sequence ATGAGCGGTCCGTTGAGGATCGAGGCGGATCGGATGGACGCCTGGGTGGGTTTCCTGCACGCGCACGCACAGATCCTCAAGAAGCTCGCGGACGACCTCGACGCGGCGGGCCAGATTCCGCTGGGCACCTACGACGTGCTGGTCCAGCTGTCCGAGGCCGGCGGGGCCCTGCGGCACCGAGACCTGTTGGATCGCCTGCTGATCTCCCAGCCCGGCCTGTCCCGCAAGGTCGAGCGCCTGGAGGTGGCCGGTCTGGTCGAACGCAGACCCGACCCCCAGGACGGACGCGGCGTCATCGTCAAGCTCTCCCGGGCCGGGCGCGCCGCTCTCCGGTCCGCTGCCAAGGTGCACATGGCCGGCGTCGACCGGGAGTTCGCGCAGCGGCTCACCGACCAGGAAGCCAGCGTCCTGGCCGCAGTCTTTCGCAGGCTGCGCGATCCCGACCAGCCTCTTTGA
- a CDS encoding NADP-dependent isocitrate dehydrogenase codes for MAKIKVTGKVVELDGDEMTRIIWQFIKDKLILPYLDVDLEYYDLSIENRDATDDQVTIDAANAIKQYGVGVKCATITPDEARVEEFGLKQMWRSPNGTIRNILGGVIFREPIIISNIPRLVPGWTKPIIVGRHAYGDQYRATDFRFPGPGTLKVVFTPNDGSDVIEREVFQAPSAGISLSMYNLDDSIRDFARASLNYGLARNYPVYLSTKNTILKVYDGRFKDIFQEIFDAEFAEKFAAAGITYEHRLIDDMVAASLKWEGGYVWACKNYDGDVQSDTVAQGFGSLGLMTSVLFTPDGDVVEAEAAHGTVTRHYRQHQAGKPTSTNPIASIYAWTGGLKHRGKLDGTPEVTAFAETLEDVIIKTVESGKMTKDLAGLISRDQAWLTTEDFLAALDENLAARLAS; via the coding sequence ATGGCGAAGATCAAGGTGACCGGCAAGGTCGTCGAGCTGGACGGCGACGAGATGACGCGGATCATCTGGCAGTTCATCAAGGACAAGCTGATCCTGCCGTACCTCGATGTCGATCTCGAGTACTACGACCTGTCGATCGAGAACCGCGATGCGACGGACGACCAGGTGACGATCGATGCTGCCAACGCGATCAAGCAGTACGGCGTCGGGGTGAAATGCGCGACGATCACGCCGGACGAGGCGCGGGTCGAGGAGTTCGGGCTGAAGCAGATGTGGCGTTCGCCCAACGGCACCATCCGCAACATCCTCGGCGGCGTGATCTTCCGCGAGCCGATCATCATCTCCAACATCCCGCGGCTCGTCCCGGGCTGGACCAAGCCGATCATCGTCGGCCGTCATGCGTACGGAGATCAGTACCGCGCCACCGACTTCCGCTTCCCCGGCCCGGGCACCCTGAAGGTCGTGTTCACCCCGAACGACGGCTCCGACGTGATCGAGCGCGAGGTCTTCCAGGCGCCCAGTGCCGGTATCTCGCTGTCGATGTACAACCTCGACGACTCGATCCGTGACTTCGCCCGGGCCTCGCTGAACTACGGGCTGGCCCGCAACTATCCGGTGTACCTGTCCACGAAGAACACCATCCTGAAGGTCTACGACGGCCGTTTCAAGGACATCTTCCAGGAGATCTTCGATGCCGAGTTCGCCGAGAAGTTCGCCGCTGCGGGGATCACCTACGAACACCGCCTGATCGATGACATGGTCGCGGCATCGCTCAAGTGGGAGGGCGGCTACGTCTGGGCCTGCAAGAACTACGACGGTGACGTGCAGTCCGACACGGTGGCCCAGGGTTTCGGCTCGCTGGGCCTGATGACCTCGGTGCTGTTCACCCCGGACGGCGACGTCGTCGAGGCGGAGGCCGCTCACGGCACGGTGACCAGGCACTACCGGCAGCACCAGGCCGGCAAGCCCACGTCGACGAACCCGATCGCCTCGATCTACGCCTGGACCGGTGGGCTCAAGCACCGCGGCAAGCTCGATGGCACCCCCGAGGTCACCGCGTTCGCCGAGACCCTCGAGGACGTGATCATCAAGACCGTCGAGAGCGGCAAGATGACCAAGGATCTCGCCGGGCTGATCAGCCGTGACCAGGCCTGGCTGACCACCGAGGACTTCCTCGCCGCGCTGGACGAGAACCTCGCGGCCCGCCTCGCCTCCTGA
- a CDS encoding AMP-binding protein, whose translation MSFGSPFPDVEIPRTLLFDYLFGDIAGVEDEPALIDGATGAITTYRQLTGQILALAGGLTARGPGIGEVSGILCPNIPAFVTVFHGIMRSGGTATTINTLYTAHEIESQLSDSKATHLFTLSMFLPQADAAAAAVGMPAENVILIDGSADVLPGRTSLRSLLITGASPPELDLDPATHLAVLPYSSGTSGRAKGVMLTHRNLVANIAQGGPIIGVSHDDRVLAVLPFFHIYGMNVLMNGALHHKAPIITMPRFDLAEFLRIIAELKATYLYIAPPIAVALAKYPMVDQYDTSSIRIIFSGAAPLDQALGSAVAARLGCIVRQGYGMSEMSPVSHTIPENRDDIPLGTVGITLPNMECKIMDPATGEEIDLPASGVSAPGELWCKGPNVMVGYLANPEATAETLDADGFLHTGDVATVTSEGYVSIVDRVKELIKYKGYQVPPAELEAVLLTHPKIADAAVIGVLDDDHEEIPKAFVVLQAGVELTADEVMAYVAERVAPHKKVRRVEFIPVIPKSSAGKILRRELRTSPASA comes from the coding sequence ATGAGTTTCGGCAGTCCCTTTCCTGACGTCGAAATCCCCCGCACCCTGCTGTTCGACTACCTGTTCGGCGACATCGCCGGCGTCGAGGACGAGCCGGCATTGATCGACGGCGCGACGGGAGCGATCACCACCTACCGTCAGCTGACCGGTCAGATCCTGGCCCTGGCCGGTGGCCTGACGGCGAGAGGCCCTGGCATCGGAGAGGTTTCAGGGATCCTGTGCCCGAACATCCCGGCCTTCGTCACCGTGTTCCACGGCATCATGAGGTCCGGGGGAACGGCTACCACGATCAATACGCTCTACACGGCGCACGAGATCGAGAGCCAGCTGTCCGACTCGAAGGCCACGCACCTGTTCACCCTGTCCATGTTCCTGCCGCAGGCCGACGCGGCCGCCGCAGCCGTGGGGATGCCCGCCGAGAACGTGATCCTGATCGACGGGTCCGCCGACGTGCTGCCCGGGCGGACCAGCCTGCGTTCGTTGCTGATCACCGGGGCCTCGCCGCCGGAACTCGACCTCGACCCGGCCACCCATCTGGCCGTGCTGCCGTACTCGTCGGGGACGAGTGGTCGCGCCAAGGGCGTCATGCTGACGCACCGGAACCTGGTGGCGAACATCGCCCAGGGCGGCCCGATCATCGGCGTGAGCCACGACGATCGCGTCCTGGCCGTCCTGCCCTTCTTCCACATCTACGGGATGAACGTGCTGATGAACGGCGCGCTGCACCACAAGGCGCCGATCATCACCATGCCGAGGTTCGATCTCGCGGAGTTCCTCCGGATCATCGCCGAACTGAAGGCCACGTACCTCTACATCGCCCCGCCGATCGCGGTGGCGCTGGCCAAGTACCCGATGGTCGACCAGTACGACACGTCCTCGATCCGGATCATCTTCTCCGGTGCGGCGCCGTTGGACCAGGCACTGGGCAGCGCAGTCGCCGCACGCCTGGGATGCATCGTCCGCCAGGGCTACGGGATGAGCGAGATGTCCCCGGTCAGCCACACCATCCCGGAGAATCGCGACGACATCCCGCTGGGCACCGTCGGTATCACGCTGCCGAACATGGAGTGCAAGATCATGGACCCGGCCACCGGCGAGGAGATCGACCTCCCGGCCTCCGGCGTCAGCGCGCCCGGGGAGCTGTGGTGCAAGGGGCCGAACGTGATGGTCGGGTACCTGGCCAACCCGGAGGCGACCGCCGAGACCCTGGATGCCGACGGCTTCCTGCACACCGGCGACGTCGCGACGGTGACGTCCGAGGGTTACGTCAGCATCGTCGACCGGGTCAAGGAGCTCATCAAGTACAAGGGCTACCAGGTGCCGCCGGCCGAACTGGAGGCGGTGCTGCTGACCCATCCGAAGATCGCCGACGCCGCGGTCATCGGCGTGCTGGACGACGACCACGAGGAGATCCCGAAGGCGTTCGTCGTGCTCCAGGCGGGTGTGGAGTTGACCGCCGACGAGGTGATGGCCTACGTCGCCGAGCGCGTCGCCCCGCACAAGAAGGTGCGCCGGGTGGAGTTCATCCCCGTCATCCCGAAATCCTCGGCTGGCAAGATCCTCCGGCGGGAACTCCGCACCTCCCCTGCCTCCGCCTGA
- a CDS encoding putative leader peptide: MTCSRWQRRHVDLSRVSSSLCCC; the protein is encoded by the coding sequence GTGACGTGTAGTCGTTGGCAGCGTCGTCATGTCGATCTCTCGAGGGTGTCGAGCTCGCTCTGTTGTTGCTGA
- a CDS encoding cysteine dioxygenase family protein, with amino-acid sequence MTLTAEPATSETVTTRGVPAEMARPVSDVGGELTLENLPGRDLDEAELLQLAGSIAADPGRWRRHVAFSDDKRHYVSLHRDMHVDVWVLCWTPQNDTGWHDHDVSSGAVAVTQGRLTEHNLAIDTPSLQTDIGAGTVFSFGPDHIHRLTGSDAGTVSIHTYSPPLWRMGQYAVVDGMLRRRSMSYADELRPLDDMA; translated from the coding sequence ATGACCCTCACCGCAGAACCCGCCACGTCCGAAACCGTCACCACACGCGGCGTTCCGGCCGAAATGGCCCGCCCCGTCTCCGACGTCGGGGGTGAACTCACCCTGGAGAATCTCCCCGGCCGCGACCTCGACGAGGCCGAGCTGCTGCAGCTGGCCGGCTCCATCGCCGCCGATCCCGGCCGATGGCGCAGACACGTCGCCTTCTCCGACGACAAGCGCCACTACGTCAGTCTCCACCGCGACATGCACGTCGACGTCTGGGTGCTGTGCTGGACCCCGCAGAACGACACGGGCTGGCACGATCACGATGTGTCCTCCGGCGCGGTGGCCGTCACGCAGGGCCGTCTGACCGAGCACAACCTGGCCATCGACACCCCGTCGCTGCAGACCGACATCGGCGCCGGCACGGTCTTCAGCTTCGGGCCCGACCACATCCACCGGTTGACCGGATCGGATGCCGGCACCGTATCGATCCACACGTACTCACCGCCGCTGTGGCGGATGGGCCAGTACGCGGTGGTGGACGGGATGTTGCGGCGACGGTCCATGTCCTACGCGGACGAACTGCGCCCGCTGGACGACATGGCCTGA